The genomic interval CTGTAAGTAACAATTACATGTAGCACGTGttgaaatcttttattttactACAGCGTATATACCAGCATTTCACAATGAACCGTGCAGCAAAATTCAGTTAGATGATGAGAATCAACCGAATAATATAATTACTAACACAGCCAGTTCTCTACAGTCTTGTAGTTGATGAGGTTAGGCTTTAAGTGTaggtgtttgttttttaaaattttatgaaagcAGAAAGTTATTCAACTTATTATGAGCATCATTTTAAACTCTTTCCTCCCTTTCCTGAAAAGCCACGTTTATTCACAGAGAAATTAAAGTAACAATAGCTTTGAAAATAGGTGGTTCACTCTGTTGGTGCTGTGGATGCTAACTGTAATAAGATTTAATATTATTGGTCGCATTCAGTTTTCCCTTTGAAAGAATTGCCAGTAAGGGAACATTGTTTTTTGTACCACAATCTTGTCTACATTTGTTTCAAGTCCTCAGCTGCATATGGTTGTGGCCCGGTAATAGGGGTACAGGTACCCATGTGGACACATGTACCACAAACATCTCCTACAGTCGTGGGAAACATGATGCAGTACCCAACACAGCCCTTGCAGTACCAAGCCTGTTACATGTCTCCTGTGCAGCAAACTAATCATGGAATGTACTTCAATAATCAAATGCAGTCATACAACATGGTACCACATCAGTATGTTCCTGTACCCAACAGAGGATTCAGACAACATTTTCCTATGGGGCAACCACCAAATGTACCCTATGCAATGCCTCATGAGTGTGTGCCAGTTGCTAACTCTGGGTTTGCCTACCCTTCTGGAGGGATGGTTCATCCTCAGTTCATACCACCTGACCCACATGCAAGGGAGGCAGTGTATGAGATGTCCATATTTCAACAAGCTCAGTATATTCCCCAGTATCCTACATCAACTCATCAACATCCACAGATATCAGCAGTTGTTCAGAGAAGACCTGGGGTTGTTAATCAGCCAGCATATTTTACTAGGGAGGAGCTAGAGGTACAAAAATCACTTCCAAACTCAGAACAGCAGGGAGGGGTAAATGCTGTTCATTTACTACATGAAGAAGAGTCTACTGGGGTGCACAAACCCGTTAGATCTGATGGTAATTCAGCTGCCAGTTTGTGTGAACAGGCTCCAGCTCCTTCACAACAACACATATTAGAAATACAGAATCTATTCAATCTCCACACCATCACATATTGGACTGTGTAGAATCTGTTCAGGTTCCAGGCCAACAGATGGTGAACAATTCAGAAACTATTCATTCTCCTTCACAGCACTTGTTAGAGAGTACAGAATCCATTCAGTCTCCACACCAGGACATGTTGGACAGCTCTGAATCCACACAGGCAGATGCTACTGTTTCACCAAGCCAAATGACTTTAGTACCCAGTCCATCATCTTCAGATGGTGTTCAAACAGTGTGCAGTAGCCCAGTACAGTCACACAGTGAAGAAGATGAACTGACAGTTGCAGAAGATGACCAAATCCAACCAAGACATAAGTGATGATTTAGCTCTCCATCAATCTCCAGTTGAAGTAAACAATGCAGATAATTTTGAAAGGCTGAAGCCTGAGCAGCCCTACGACAGTGCTTCTTTCAAGCCAGAAAAGTGCAATGCAATTGCTCTAACAAAAACCCTTACTGAAAGAAGGGATGTATGGTCCTCAAAAAGGGGAAATAAGTGGATCCTCCTCAGTGAGTCAGGAAACTGAACTTATCCCTCAAAATGCATTTGATAAGCACGCTACCCAGCCTTACATCTCTAGAGAAAGTAAGGCCAGCACTAATCAGATGCATTACCATTACCACCGCTCAATACGATCCCTTATTGACACACCTGTATATGACACTGCCCACAGTAGAGTGCTCAGTCAACTTGCACAACCTGATGCTTCCTCAGCTCAATCCCATAATGGAAGCCAATGACGCCCTTTGACAACTCACTTCAGGCAACTGTTTAAACCCATTCCTCACAGTACCACAAAGAGTGCAAGGAAAGATGATGGAAGGAGTTGAGAACACAAATGAAGGGAACGGTTTGATTTGAGTGGAATACTGTAAATAGTAAATCAGTAGTGTGCAACCTTACAATTCTGTTCATTACTAAACTATTTGCACAGTTATTTGCAAGCTTAATCAATGTTCAGTTTTGACATAGGTTAGGGGTTAATATTTCCCTAAATGTAGGCAAGTCTTGTCAAAAGTTACTTTGTTCCTCTACTTTCATTAATTTAAAGGATTTGGTTGGATTGATTGAGTTAATGTACAACTAAGGATAGAGGCTAGCTGCTAGAACTTATCCCtgtttttgcaaaaaaaaaaaaagcaaccaaGATTCATTGCAGTGGTCCCGAAGACCAGGGggggccccccccccccctgtcCTCCCTCTGAATAGAAGGTAAGTTTGTATCAGGTTATCTCTTCATTTTGTTGAGGTTTCCCTGTACAACTTTTCTCCAGGGTTAAGAAAGAGAGACATTTTCTTCTCATGGCAAAAGGAGGCTTGGTTAGCACCTTGAAAACGAGTTTTTAAATGAGGATGTAAAACGCACATCCAATGTAATTTTTAAGGAGCCTacataagggaaaaaaaaaggattattgTAAGGAGCcaacaagtttaaaaacaagGGTAAACTGCCATAAGGGTGCCAGGGGAAACGACAGTGACAAGTGTGCAAGCTGGTTTTAATTAGTTTTGCAATCTCTCTCAATCAAATGCCCTCTTTTGACACTCgatgtacaaaaaaaataatgttactcaGTCCTCTGATTATATTGTGTATGACTGTATTGCCATGTTGGGCTGTTGTCAAAATTGTAGGATTCATCAACTGAATAAGATCCAGGAAACATCCCAGGCCTTTTAATAATAGCCACAGAGAGGTCAGAACTATGATTTGTCCAAACAAACACAATTTATGTGCAATTCATTGAGGATGGAGTGGATGAGGATGTAATGATGTTTTGTGTTTgacaaatgaaaagtttttcatgCAGAAGCTTGGTGATCTGAAATATAGATTGTCCTTTGTGGAGACAGGAAATATGGTtgtgtttgtcttttttgtcttGAGCATGTTCAAGCAACTCAATTAGTTTAAACAACTTAAGTGAAACAAATCCTTGACACAGAGTGGGTGATCGAAAGTCTGATTTCTATTAATCATTCAAATCCAGTTGACGCATGCTTAAAAAAATCCCGTTTGAGCAACCTAATAATTATGAAACCGGGACACAAAATTTGCCTACTCTACCCGTCcttaaacaaagagaaagataTAAACCAATATTCACTTTGACAAAATAAAGCAGAGCAAGAACTGCGGCAAAGCTTAATAAAAAACTGATAAGAGGAACAAGTTGATgttcaaaatttgtttccaatgAAACTGATCCAAAGAGCCAAAGGAAAGATCACTTGAAAATGACGGTTGCTGTATGTGTAACTAGTCTCATTTGAAAGGGTCATAAACATGGATGGAGATGTGGAAACAGACATACACAAATGCTACTGTTTGTAACAAGTGGATAAACGTCACACTGCGACAACTCATCATTCTTTGACATCTTTATTCACAATTGTGCACAAATCCCATTGCccttgtttgaaatgttttaaaaaaaagacgagTAAAAAGAAACATCGATACCAAGATGGCCAATACTACATTTGTACAAAAACTAGTAATTGCCATGGCATAAGCTTGGGCTTTCCTGTCATGGATGCCATAGAGTGTCAATTTCCACTGTCATTTACACTTAGACCCAAAACCAATATCctcagaaaacaaatttttccatCCAGCGACTGTCATGGCCACGGTCCACTGGTCTGCAGGTGGAGGAATTTTTGTAGTGGTTCCCAAGGTTGCCAATCTTGCATCTTCCTTGGCCAAAGACAGCTCATTCTTCTGCCTACAAGCAAAGGAGGAAAGGATCATGGGGACAAACTGGGCACAAGTGGGTTCCAATCAAATCATGTTCCATATACAAGTTTCACTTAATATGCTGCCCGAAGATTAATACAGGTACACCGCACACATTTTAAGCGAACAATTGCAGAGCGTAGcgcccataattatacaaaatggtagaacccatcaagccaaaaaagatttggatgtacgaccatACCAACTGTacgaccatacaaggtgctacttttaacatgtggCAACTGTACTGCGAGCACACCAACGCCACAGCCTTGTTCAGAGGTGGTCcatggtcagtgcactgggctctgagtTTGGGATGACCAAGGTTCATAGTCCTAGTCAAGGCAAGGCATTGTGCCGCTGTGAGACGggtgcaggaaaaaaaaagtgcgatCTCTCTCATctaggcttggctaaatctatatattacaaCTGGCATCTCTATTGAACATTTTGTTCCAAGCAGACTGTcgatatgtttgtttttatattaaCATCTCTAACAGTCCTAAAATGGGTTGCTAATCACAACAGCAGTGATCATTAAAGTGTATCCCAACTAACAAAGTGACCAGTAAATCATTAATCAGTGAGCAATATGCTAAATGTGAACTTGCTCAAGAAGGCAGCCTCTGACAATTTAAGTTAAGATAAAATATCTTAAAGACTAAAAGTGAAAGTACTAGTAATAATTTAGAGATTGTATTGCGCAATTTAATATGTGAACATGATCAAATGAGCGTTATATCATAATCCAAGAGTCTAGAAACAAAAATGTGtcgaaatttaaagaaaaccaattgATACAGTATTTGGCAGCATTTTTTCTTGTCCTCTTGGTGGCCATTGTGGAGGGTTTAACTGTTAATTGATTACAATAATGTACAAAATTTACCTACCTGTTGAATAACTTCTTCAATTTGTCCAGCTCCAAGTTTGTGTTCCAGTTGTGGTATGTCACTCTCCTAAACAAAAATTCACTGATAAAATTAGTTGGccataaaatagaaatatacTGCAGAAAAACCTGCAGGGTGGGGGAAAAGGGCATAATTGTAACACAAATATAATGTATGTGCAATAAAGCAAAGTTGACTGGTGGAAGAGACAAAGTTAGGAATTGATCTTCAAGTGAAGTTTAACATACTGCTGGAAAACAGGTCTGACAAAATTAAGGATTCAACAGGAATTGAACCCCAGCCTTCTATATGCTTGCACCAACCGAGTGCCCCAGCCACAAGTTGGAAGAAAGGTAAATTTAATGGGTTGCTTCCACAAAGAGCATATATGAAACAGACAGCTAGTGACCAATTGATCTTATTGAGTTAACTACATTATGTTTATTGTGAAAGCCTGAATGTGTCAAGCTGATTTTCCTTTGATTACTATAATTTCTGTTAACCTGTGAAGATCAAATTGTCCCTTCTCTTGGAAACAACTGGCTTAACACTACACTACTCTTCATGTTAATGACAAGGTACCTGTTCCACAACATCTAGTCTCTGTTTAGTGATCTGCTCTGTGTGTATACGGTACTGGGCACTCTTTGGCATGCTTCCCAACACCACCAATGTCTCTTTATACAACTTTGTGAGAGCCTTGAAGACAAAAGAATTGATTGTGCTGTTTGCCAAACCAGATGAGGCCAATCAAGAGTACTGAATTTTAATATGAACTGCAAACCCAACATTTTAAGCAAGTCAAAAAAGTTCACAGTATACTGTGTAGCACACACACCCAGAAGGTTGTAgtttttgaggattttttttggACTGTCCCTACACTGCCAAAAAAGGTCATGACGAAAAACATCCTGCACAATTCATCACTATAGTCATTGACAACTTTAAGCCAAAGAAAACCCCTTATATGAAGTTCCGCATTTTGCAACTACTCCTTGTTACGGTAGTTATTCATATTTCATACAAAAAATCCACCAATGAGTCACCTATTTGGCAGTGATGGCTCCtcttttatgtgataaaaatgaTTCAGCATAATACATTAATATATGAGATGTGGTAAAGTTGCAATAAAACAGTGTCTCATTGAACATGGCAAGGGGGTGAGAAAGGCTTTTTGTGTCAACTCTTTAgtggagggggacagggggTGGGAGACCAGAAGAAAAGGGGGCAGGAGAGGGTAGAAAGCAGGAGAACAGGGGGTGGGAAGCAGGATCCATGTGAGGGTAAAAAGCAggagcagaaataaagaaggcaatagtttgttgtttattactggGTATTATTCAGTCAAAAATACTTCTctatcaaagttttgaaatttccatgaAACATCCACCaactcttaaaagaaaattttggaagcaagaaaacataaatttgtaCTTGGGCTGAAAAAACAGCATTTCTTCTGGTGAATCTGGAAATCCCTTCAATTCGATTACATCATAAATCATGAGATGGCATGACACATGACACATGTACACTTATACTTTAGTGTCTGGTAAGCTGTAGCTGTCATAAATCTCCAGCAAAGAAAGCAATTCAGGGTCATTAAAGGTTCAGGTTCAGGGTCAGGTCATATGTCGTCTATATTAATTGGCCTCAGCATTTTTTGGTGTGGCAACAAAAAATCCGTTAATGGAAGACCCACTTGTGAGCTTGCTCTGTGTGACTGTGCATCCCAAATTACTGAAGATTTTGCCTCATGTAGTAAACTTGTTCAAAGAATTGCCACTTCAGTGAGTGCGCTGGCAAGTGCGGAGAGGTTCACTTTTCAAtgtaattttatattttggaCAAGGCtaaggccttaattaaccttgATTAACCTGAAGATGGGAGCAACACAATGAAGGGAGGGAGTCGGGTACGGGAAGTGGAAGACTCTAACCTCCctgtttccccccccccccccacccctttcTAACTCCCCTGCCTTTCCCCCCCTCCACTCTTTAAGTAGAGAGACATTGATGACATCGAATAGAATTCTTTAACTCAATAAGCATTGCCATTTGCGTTCAAAAGATTAAACGGAGATCACAAACGTCATTTAGAGGCACCTCACAGCGCAAATATGAGTTCccgcaaaacaaaaaaataatcgccatatttcaataaaatgttACTTCAATTCTTACCTCCCTGGGTGCTTTGGAAACTGCCAAACCAACCAAAGCCGTTGACTGAAAAATTTAAGCAATTTCGTATGTGAGGTGACATGAATTCAAGATATATTATGTACGAGTCTTGATTTTGCTTAGTACCTTGTCGATGTACATTTAGCAAACTAACCGTGAAATAAATCCTCTAGGGTGTTCAAAACTGAATAGAGTCCGATCTTGGTTGGTATAGTATAATTAAAAAGTTACTTAGCCCCCCAAAAATGGC from Pocillopora verrucosa isolate sample1 chromosome 14, ASM3666991v2, whole genome shotgun sequence carries:
- the LOC131787646 gene encoding LOW QUALITY PROTEIN: NADH dehydrogenase [ubiquinone] 1 alpha subcomplex subunit 5 (The sequence of the model RefSeq protein was modified relative to this genomic sequence to represent the inferred CDS: deleted 2 bases in 1 codon), with translation MASGYVKRSTALVGLAVSKAPREALTKLYKETLVVLGSMPKSAQYRIHTEQITKQRLDVVEQESDIPQLEHKLGAGQIEEVIQQVGRRMSCLWPRKMQDWQPWEPLQKPPPADQWTVAMTVAGWKNLFSEDIGFGSKCK